CACCCAGGTCACGACCATCCGCCCGTCATCGACGCGCGGCGCGGGCTTCGATGGCGTCACCGCCACCTTTTCCGGCCACACCGGCCGCTCGGCATCGCCGAACGCCTGCCGCCACATGAACCCGATCCGGCTGCGCCCGCCGGTCGTCTTCAGCCGGTCGTCGTCGCCATCGGGATTGCTGAAATGCTCGCCGTCGAAATGCGACGTCACCGCCCCGCGATAATAGACGCGGTCGAGAAGGTGGGGGATCACGGTCAGGGTGAGGCAGACGGCGACGATGGCCCAGAGCAGGATCGTGCCGGTCCAGCGCAGGGCGGGATGGATGCGGTGCATCGCCCCTATGTCGCGGCTGAGGCCGGCGGGTTCAAGCATCCCCTTGATCGCACACCCCCGCCGCGCCTACCCCGCGATCATGACCGCGCCGCTCCCCGCCAATCCGCAAGACGCCGCCCTCGAACTGGAACGTCTCGCGGCCGAGATCGCGCATCACAACCGCCTCTATCACACCGACGACGCGCCCGAGATCAGCGACGCGGACTATGACGCACTGATGCGGCGCAACGCGGCGATCGAAGCCGCCTTCCCCGATCAGGTCCGCGCCGATTCGCCGTCGAAGACCGTGGGTGCCGCGCCCACCGGCAATCTTCAGAAGGTGACTCACGCGAAGCCGATGATGAGCCTCGACAACGCGTTCAGCGACGAGGACGTGATCGATTTCATCCTGCGCGTCCGCCGCTTCCTGTCGCTCGGGACCGACGATCGCGTGGCGCTGACCGCAGAGCCCAAGATCGACGGCCTGTCCTGCTCGCTGCGTTACGAGCATCGCCGCCTCGTGATGGCCGCCACGCGCGGTGACGGGCGCGTGGGCGAGGACGTGACCGCGAATGTCCGCACGATCGAAGACATTCCCCAGACCCTGCCCGCCGATGCGCCGGACGTGTTCGAGGTGCGCGGCGAGGTCTATATGGCCAAGCAGGATTTCGACGCGCTTAACGCCCGGCTGCTCGCCGAAGCGGAGGACAGCGGCAAGGAAGCCCGCCAGTTCGCCAATCCGCGCAACGCCGCCGCCGGATCGCTGCGCCAGAAGGATGCGGAGGTCACCCGCGCCCGCCCGCTCAAATTCCTCGCCCACGGCTGGGGCGAAACATCCGCGCTGCCCGCCGATACCCAGTTCGGCGTGATCCGCGCGCTGGAAGGCTGGGGGTTCGCGGTCCACCCGCTGGTCGTCGAATGCGTCCAGGTCGAAGCCGCGCTCGCCCATTATCGCCGGATCGAGGCGCAGCGCGCCGACTTGCCCTTCGACATCGACGGCGTGGTCTATAAGGTCGACCGGCTCGACTGGCAGGAGCGGCTGGGCAGTGTCGGCCGTGCGCCGCGCTGGGCGATCGCCCACAAATTCCCCGCCGAACGCGCCGAAACCACGCTCAACGATATCGAAATTCAGGTCGGCCGCACCGGCAAGCTCACGCCGGTCGCCAAGCTCGATCCGGTTACCGTGGGCGGCGTCGTTGTCCGCAACGCGACGCTGCACAATGCCGACGAGATCGAGCGGCTCGGCGTGCGCCCGGGCGACCGCGTCGTGCTCCAGCGCGCCGGGGACGTGATCCCCCAGATCGTCGAGAACCTCACGCGCGACGTGGCGCGCGAGGCGTGGATATTTCCCACCCATTGTCCGCAATGCCAGTCGGACGCGGTGCGCGAGGAAGGCGAAGTCGATATCCGCTGCACCGGCGGGCTGATCTGTCCCGCCCAGCGGCTCGAACGCCTGCGCCACTTTGTCAGCCGCGGCGCGCTCGACATCGAGGGGCTGGGCGAGAAGACCATCGTCGAATTCCTCGATCTGGGCTGGATCGCCGAGCCCGCCGACATCTTCCGCCTCGCCGCACATCGCGAGGAACTGCTCGGGCGCGAAGGGTGGAAGGAAAAGTCGGTAGAGAATCTGCTCGACGCCATCGAAGCCAAGCGCGCACCCGACGGGGCCCGGCTGCTGTTCGGCCTGGGCATCCGCCATATCGGCGCGATCACCGCGCGCGACCTGCTCAAGCGCTATGCGACCTTCGATGCGATCAAGGCGCTGGCCGACGAACTCATCGCGTTGCGCGACTCCACCGCGCAGCAAATCGGTGAGACCGACCAGAAATTCCGCACCCGGCTCGACAAGGCCATTGCCGAGCATATCGGCGTCGAGAATGTCGGCGCCGCCGTGGGCCATGCCCTGGCCGACTTCTTCCACGAGCCGCACAACCGCACCGTGTGGGATGATCTGCTCGCCGAGGTGACGCCCCCACCTTTCGTAGTCGAAGCGCGCGAGTCGGAAGTGACCGGCAAGACCCTGGTCTTCACCGGCAGCCTCGAAACGCTCAGCCGCGACGAAGCAAAAGCGCAGGCGGAGAAGCTCGGCGCGCGAGTCGCGGGCTCGGTTTCGGCGAAGACCGACCTCGTCATTGCGGGTCCGGGCGCTGGATCGAAACTGAAAAAGGCGGCTGAACTCGGCATCCGCGTGATCGACGAAGCCGAATGGAATGCAATCTATTCCGGGACTTCACAGTGATGCTTTTTTGCAACGCAGCATGACGGAATCTGCGCGGAAATAAGACTCGCGTTGACTGTCACGTGACTGCCATATTCAGTCGCCAGAGGGCGGCTCAGACGGTGATAGCACCGCACCGCGAGTTATTACGGGCACCACCCAACAAGGGGAAGACCATGCGCACTAAGCTTTTCGCAGGCGTGGCGTTTGCCGCGCTTATTCTGCCGTCGGCAGCCTTCGCTCAGTCGACCGGCTCGACCGAGTTCGAAGCCGAGAATGAAATCGTCGTCACCGGCACCGCCGTTCAGCGCAGCGTCGGCGGAGTCCAGCTGCCCGATACGCCGAAGTCGAAGGTCGTCATCGACGCGGAACTGATCCAGCGCCAGCGCCCCGGCCAGACCGTCAACGACATCATCAACCTGTCGCCGGGTGTCAGCTTCCAGAACAACGACGCCACCGGCGCGTCGGGCGGCACCTTCACGATCCGCGGCTTCGACTCGACCCGCATCTCGCAGACGATCGACGGCATTCCGCTGAACGACACCGGCAACTACGCCATCTATTCGAACCAGCAGCAGGATCCCGAGACGCTGGAGTCGATCAACGTCAACCTCGGCTCGACCGACGCCGACAGCCCGACCGCCTCGGCTTCGGGCGGCACCGTCAACATCCGCACCCGCGTTCCGGGTGAGGAACTGGGCGCGCTGTTCAGCGGCATGATCGGCACCTACGCCGCCAATGGCGCACCGGCCGGCGAGCGCAACTTCTATCGCGGCTTCGCGATGATCGACACCGGCGACTTCACCGGCATCGGCACCCGCGCTTTCGTTTCGGCTTCGTGGCTGAAGGGCGACAACCCCTTCAACAACTATGGCCAGCTCGAGAAGGCCCAGTTCAACGGCCGTCTCTATCAGTCGATCGGCGACAATGGCGACTTCATCGCCATCGCGGGCCACTATAACGAGAACCGCAACAACTTCTTCGGTTCGGGCCCGCTACGCGCCGATCCGGCTCGCGTCGTCGGCAGCGGTTCGGGCAACCGCTTCCCGCTGACCAACACCGAGCGTCAGTACAACATCAACTATCCGTGCAACACGGCCGTTGCTCGCGCCGGTCTGGTGGACACCACCAACTCGTGCGGCACCGAGTTCGATCGTCGCTACAACCCGTCGAACACCGGCAACATCCGCGGCAACATGCGCTTCACGCTGGCCGAAGGTCTGGTCCTGACGGTCGACCCGAGCTTCCAGTATGTGAAGGCGAACGGCGGCGGCGTCGTCGCAGCGCGCGAAGGCTGCACCACGCTGGGCACCGCGCCCGTCGTGGCACCGGGCTGCGGCGCGGGCACCTTCACCGGCGTGATCAATGCGGGCCCGAACGGCGGCAATGCATCGCCGGGCGGCTTCGGCACCTATGTCGGCCGTGACCTCAACGGCGACGGCGATCTGCTCGACACCGTCCAGATCGCGAACCCGAGCCAGACGACCACCCGTCGTTATGTCGTGGTTTCGTCGCTCGCCTACACGCTCGCCCAGGGCCAGCGCTTCCGCCTGAGCTACACCTATGACCGCGGCCGCCATCGCCAGACCGGCGAGCACGCTCCGCTGGCGATCAACGGTGAACCGCTGGACGTCTTCCCGGTGAACATGCCGATCCTGACCGGTTCGGGTCCGTCGCTTCAGAAGCGCGACCGCCTGTCCTATGCCCAGCTGCAGCAGGTCTCGGGTGAATATCGTGGCGAGTTCGGTCCGCTCACGGTCGTCGCCAGCGTCACCGGCAAGTGGTTCAAGCGCGATCTGACGCAGAACTGCTTCACCGTCGCAGCCAACGGCAACGTCGCCTGCCTGCCCGCGGGCCAGCTCGCAGCTTATGGCGCGGCCAACCCCTATGCCTATTTCGGCCAGGGCGTGACCTCGACCACCAACAGCAACGGCGCCACTGTGACGCGTCCGGCCGGTGCTTGCACCACCGCAGTCACCTGCGTCGTCGGCTTCGCCGCTCCGCAGCGTCGCGTGTACAACTATGACAAGGTCCTGCCGAGCCTCGGCGTGACCTTCGATGTCACCGACGATCTGAGCGCGTTCGCCAGCTACACCAAGGGCATCTCGGTTCCCGGTACGGACATTCTGTACGGCGCCTTCTACTTCCCGGTCTCCGCCGACGGCGCGCGCCCGGTTCCTGAAGGCACGAACAGCTTCGACGGCGGCTTCCGCTATCGTCGCGGCCGCCTGACCGCGCAGCTCGCGGGCTGGTACACCGGCTACACCAACCGTATCGCCACCGCCTATGATCCCGAACTGGACCAGACGATCACCCGCAACCTGGGCGACGTCACCAAGTGGGGCTTCGACGGCAGCATCGCGTACAAGCCGACCCCGGACCTCCTGCTCTATGTGTTCGGTTCGTATCTGAGCTCGCGGATCAAGGACAATCTGGCGGGTGGCAACTGCTCGGCAGCGTTCGTGACTGCAGGCCAGTATGGTTGCACCACGGTCGGCTCGCCCTACTTCGTGCAGACCGCCGGCAAGCGTGAATCGGGCGCTCCGGTTTACACCTTCGGCGGCCGTATCCAGGGCACCATCGGTCCGGTCGACCTCGGCGTTCAGGCCAAGCGTACCGGCAAGCGCTACGTCAACGACGAGAACCTGCCGATCCAGCAGGTCAGCGGCGCGACGACCACCACCGTCTATGGTGCGACTGCGCCGGAATACACGCTGGTCGATATCGATATCCGTCTGAACATGGCTCAGTGGGGTCTCGAAAAGACCTATCTCCAGTTCAACGTGACCAACCTGTTCGATCAGTATTATGTCGGCGGCTTCGGTGGTTCGTCGAACCGCTACACTGTCCCGAACGCCAACTTTGGCGTGCCGCGCGCAGTGACGATGGCCTTCGTGGTCGGCTTCTAAGCCAACCGCCACCCCGGCAAGAAGAAAGCCGCCGCTCCCGAAAGGGGGCGGCGGTTTTCGTTTGGGGGATAAGGCGGACGACAGCGGCTATGCTCGCTTCGGATCAGGCCAAACCTGCACATCCAAAGCAATCGTGCTCCGGCGGAGACCGGAGCGTTGGCCTGGCCGGCTGCAATTTGCCAAGGCCCTGGCCTTCGCCGGAGCGCTACTCAACTTGAGCGGATCAGACCGTCTCGGCCGCCTTGGCGTAGAGCGAGTTCACCGGCCGGGCGAACACGCGGCGGACCATCGGCTCGAAATATTCCAGCGGCTCGCTGTCATAGTCAGGGTCGAACGCCGCCTGATCATATTTCGCGCAGAATTCCTCGCACGCCGCGAAATGAGGATGCCCGCGGAACGCCTCGCGCGCGTCGCGGTTCATCCCGATGAAGTGGAAGAAATAATAGCCCTGAAAGGCCCCGTGATTCTGGCAGATCCAATGGATCTCCTCGCTCACGAACGGCTTGAGGATCGCCGCGCCGATCTCGGGGTGATTATAGCTGCCCAGCGTGTCGCCGATGTCGTGAAGCAGGGCCATCACCACATAATCCTCGCCCCGCCCGTCGCGATGCGCGCGAGTCGCGGTCTGGAGCGAATGCTGCATCCGGTCGATCGGAAAGCCGCCGAAATCGCCGTCGAGCAGCCGCAGATGCGTCAGCACCCGGTCCGCCAATCCGCCGGCAAAGCCGCGAAACTGGCTGCCGATGATGTTCCAGTCCGCCTGCGTTCCCTCGCTCATCGCGGTGAACGTGGCGCGCTCGCCCGAATCCTCCATCGGCCCTCTCCTATGTTTTCCCGGCTCATGCCGGGGGACGGTGCCAGCCCGCTCCCTTGCCGACGCAAAGCCTACCCCTCTTTGCCCGCACTTGTCAGCGGTGTTAGAGCAGGCCCGTGCTCGAACCGGCCCGACCCAGACTCCGCCTGCTGCCCGCGGCCATCGCGCGGCCCGAAGTGCTCACGCGCCCCTTCTTCGAAGAGAAGAGCCGCGCCTTCTGGATGCTCCAGGCGGTCGGGTGGAGCGGCTATCTGATCCTGCGCACCGTCTCGTCCATTTCGATCGGGATCACGCTGAAGGGCGTGCTGATCCCGCTGGTCGAAACGATCATCGGGTATAGCCTGACGCTGCTGCTTTCGACGCTCTACGGCTTCTATCGCCGCCTGCCGCGCATCAGCGGCATCCTGCTGACTCTCGCCACGCTGGCCACCGCGACTCTGGTCTATGCGGTGCTCAACGCCTTCAGCTTCTCGTTCATCAACGGCGATTCGCTGCAGCCGGGGATCAGCGTCGCGCTGGTCTTCGCGACCATGTTCCTCAACTTCACCGTGCTGGCAGGCTGGTCCGCGCTCTATTTCGGCATCAACTTCTACCTGATCGTCGAGCAACAGGCCGATCAGATGCAGGTGCTGGAGCATCAGGCGAGCAGCGCCCAGCTGGCGATGCTGCGCTATCAGCTCAACCCGCATTTCCTGTTTAACACGCTCAATTCGATCTCGACGCTGGTGCTGCTCAAGCAGACCGAACGCGCCAACATCATGCTTTCCCGCCTCGCGTCGTTCCTGCGCTATACGCTCGCCAACGAGCCGACCGCGCACGTCACGCTGGCGCAGGAAGCCGAAACGCTGAAACTCTATCTCGAGATCGAGAAGATGCGGTTCGACGAGCGACTGCGCACCCATTTCGAGATCGACCCGCGCGTCGCCAAGGCCCGGCTGCCCTCGCTGCTGCTCCAGCCGCTGGTGGAAAATGCGATCAAATATGCCGTCACTCCGCAGGAAGAAGGCGCCGATATCACCGTTTCCGCTCGGCTCGCCGGAGAACGGGTGCAGATCAGCGTATCCGACACCGGCCCGGGATTGATCGAGATGAAAGCGAGGCCGACCCTTTCAACCGGCGTGGGGCTCGCCAATATCAAGGAGCGACTGGCGCAGGCTTTCGGGCCTGACCATCGATTCGAAACGAAATCGAACCCGGGGCATGGGTTCAGCGTTGAGATCGAAATCCCGTTCCAGATCGAGGAACCGAACCGAGAGGCCGCATGACAATCAGAACCATTCTCGTCGACGACGAACCCCTGGCGATCCAGGGGCTCGAGCTCCGGCTTCAGGAGCATGACGACGTCGAGATCATCGACAAATGCTCGAACGGCCGCGAAGCGATCCGTTCCATCAAGACGCACAAACCCGACCTCGTCTTCCTCGATATCCAGATGCCCGGATTCGACGGATTTTCGGTGGTGCAGGGTCTTATGGAAGTCGAACCGCCGCTGTTCGTCTTCGTCACCGCCTATTCCGACCACGCCATCCGCGCCTTCGAAGCGCAGGCGATGGACTATCTGATGAAGCCGGTCGAACCGGCCCGCCTCGCCGACACGATCGAACGCGTGCGGATGCGCCTGAACGAGAAGCGCGGGGCCGAGGAAGTCGAGAAGCTCAAGGAAGTCCTCGCCGAAGTCGCTCCCGACACCGCCGAGGAAATGGCCTCGGCCGATGGCGGCGCGGGCGAACTCGCTTCGAACCGCTTCGAAAAGCTCATCAACATCAAGGATCGCGGCCAGATCTTCCGCGTCGATGTCGATACGATCGAGCGGATCGACGCGGCCGGCGATTACATGTGCATCTATACCGGCGACAACACGCTGATCCTGCGCGAAACGATGAAGGACCTCGAGAAGCGCCTCGATCCGCGCCGGTTCCAGCGCGTCCATCGTTCGACCATCGTCAATCTCGATCTGGTCAAGCAGGTGAAGCCGCACACCAATGGCGAATGCTTCCTCGTGCTCGATTCGGGTGCGTCGGTGAAGGTCAGCCGTTCGTATCGCGACGTGGTGGCGCGCTTCGTCCACTAAGCGCCTCCTTCCGGCAAATTAGCGCCCCTCTCCGCCCGCGCGGGGAGGGGTTTGCCCCAAATGGGGCTGTCGTCCCCCATCCCCTTCCCCCACATCGCCCTGAGTTAGGTGGGACGGGGGCGTTCGAATGCGGCATCGGTTTTTCGCGATACTGGCGCTGCTGGTCGCGATTCCGGGGACGGCCTGTGCCGCCCCCATGCAGGACGGCGGCGGCTGGCGGATGTGGGAATATCGCGCCGATGGCCTGATGAAGGCGATCGAGACCGCCAATCTCAATCTGCTCGACGCGCATTGTTCGGACGTGGGC
The sequence above is drawn from the Sphingomonas sp. G-3-2-10 genome and encodes:
- the ligA gene encoding NAD-dependent DNA ligase LigA translates to MTAPLPANPQDAALELERLAAEIAHHNRLYHTDDAPEISDADYDALMRRNAAIEAAFPDQVRADSPSKTVGAAPTGNLQKVTHAKPMMSLDNAFSDEDVIDFILRVRRFLSLGTDDRVALTAEPKIDGLSCSLRYEHRRLVMAATRGDGRVGEDVTANVRTIEDIPQTLPADAPDVFEVRGEVYMAKQDFDALNARLLAEAEDSGKEARQFANPRNAAAGSLRQKDAEVTRARPLKFLAHGWGETSALPADTQFGVIRALEGWGFAVHPLVVECVQVEAALAHYRRIEAQRADLPFDIDGVVYKVDRLDWQERLGSVGRAPRWAIAHKFPAERAETTLNDIEIQVGRTGKLTPVAKLDPVTVGGVVVRNATLHNADEIERLGVRPGDRVVLQRAGDVIPQIVENLTRDVAREAWIFPTHCPQCQSDAVREEGEVDIRCTGGLICPAQRLERLRHFVSRGALDIEGLGEKTIVEFLDLGWIAEPADIFRLAAHREELLGREGWKEKSVENLLDAIEAKRAPDGARLLFGLGIRHIGAITARDLLKRYATFDAIKALADELIALRDSTAQQIGETDQKFRTRLDKAIAEHIGVENVGAAVGHALADFFHEPHNRTVWDDLLAEVTPPPFVVEARESEVTGKTLVFTGSLETLSRDEAKAQAEKLGARVAGSVSAKTDLVIAGPGAGSKLKKAAELGIRVIDEAEWNAIYSGTSQ
- a CDS encoding histidine kinase, producing MLQAVGWSGYLILRTVSSISIGITLKGVLIPLVETIIGYSLTLLLSTLYGFYRRLPRISGILLTLATLATATLVYAVLNAFSFSFINGDSLQPGISVALVFATMFLNFTVLAGWSALYFGINFYLIVEQQADQMQVLEHQASSAQLAMLRYQLNPHFLFNTLNSISTLVLLKQTERANIMLSRLASFLRYTLANEPTAHVTLAQEAETLKLYLEIEKMRFDERLRTHFEIDPRVAKARLPSLLLQPLVENAIKYAVTPQEEGADITVSARLAGERVQISVSDTGPGLIEMKARPTLSTGVGLANIKERLAQAFGPDHRFETKSNPGHGFSVEIEIPFQIEEPNREAA
- a CDS encoding TonB-dependent receptor — its product is MRTKLFAGVAFAALILPSAAFAQSTGSTEFEAENEIVVTGTAVQRSVGGVQLPDTPKSKVVIDAELIQRQRPGQTVNDIINLSPGVSFQNNDATGASGGTFTIRGFDSTRISQTIDGIPLNDTGNYAIYSNQQQDPETLESINVNLGSTDADSPTASASGGTVNIRTRVPGEELGALFSGMIGTYAANGAPAGERNFYRGFAMIDTGDFTGIGTRAFVSASWLKGDNPFNNYGQLEKAQFNGRLYQSIGDNGDFIAIAGHYNENRNNFFGSGPLRADPARVVGSGSGNRFPLTNTERQYNINYPCNTAVARAGLVDTTNSCGTEFDRRYNPSNTGNIRGNMRFTLAEGLVLTVDPSFQYVKANGGGVVAAREGCTTLGTAPVVAPGCGAGTFTGVINAGPNGGNASPGGFGTYVGRDLNGDGDLLDTVQIANPSQTTTRRYVVVSSLAYTLAQGQRFRLSYTYDRGRHRQTGEHAPLAINGEPLDVFPVNMPILTGSGPSLQKRDRLSYAQLQQVSGEYRGEFGPLTVVASVTGKWFKRDLTQNCFTVAANGNVACLPAGQLAAYGAANPYAYFGQGVTSTTNSNGATVTRPAGACTTAVTCVVGFAAPQRRVYNYDKVLPSLGVTFDVTDDLSAFASYTKGISVPGTDILYGAFYFPVSADGARPVPEGTNSFDGGFRYRRGRLTAQLAGWYTGYTNRIATAYDPELDQTITRNLGDVTKWGFDGSIAYKPTPDLLLYVFGSYLSSRIKDNLAGGNCSAAFVTAGQYGCTTVGSPYFVQTAGKRESGAPVYTFGGRIQGTIGPVDLGVQAKRTGKRYVNDENLPIQQVSGATTTTVYGATAPEYTLVDIDIRLNMAQWGLEKTYLQFNVTNLFDQYYVGGFGGSSNRYTVPNANFGVPRAVTMAFVVGF
- a CDS encoding LytTR family DNA-binding domain-containing protein, encoding MTIRTILVDDEPLAIQGLELRLQEHDDVEIIDKCSNGREAIRSIKTHKPDLVFLDIQMPGFDGFSVVQGLMEVEPPLFVFVTAYSDHAIRAFEAQAMDYLMKPVEPARLADTIERVRMRLNEKRGAEEVEKLKEVLAEVAPDTAEEMASADGGAGELASNRFEKLINIKDRGQIFRVDVDTIERIDAAGDYMCIYTGDNTLILRETMKDLEKRLDPRRFQRVHRSTIVNLDLVKQVKPHTNGECFLVLDSGASVKVSRSYRDVVARFVH
- a CDS encoding HD domain-containing protein, giving the protein MEDSGERATFTAMSEGTQADWNIIGSQFRGFAGGLADRVLTHLRLLDGDFGGFPIDRMQHSLQTATRAHRDGRGEDYVVMALLHDIGDTLGSYNHPEIGAAILKPFVSEEIHWICQNHGAFQGYYFFHFIGMNRDAREAFRGHPHFAACEEFCAKYDQAAFDPDYDSEPLEYFEPMVRRVFARPVNSLYAKAAETV